One Nostoc sp. CENA543 genomic window, GGATAATGTCAAGATATCATGACTTTTTGAAGATATTTTGCTAATCTCAGAGAGTGAGATGTGATGATCACTATTGATTTCATCAGCAAAATATGAATGAGATAATTAGGTATTAAAGTTATTTTTAATCAAACATGAATAATATTAAACAACGTAACTTTTTCATCAAATCAACTTTAAGTTTATTGCTGATAACTGTCATTTTTTGGCCTTTTGTCATCATCAATACTGGCGAAAGAGGAGTCTTGATGAAATTTGGGGAAGTGCAACAGATAATTTTAGGAGAAGGACTACATATAATTATTCCTATTGTGAATACAGTCGAAAAAATTAGTGTCAGAGTCCAAAAACAAGAAATATCAGCAGAAGCTTTATCTAAAGATTTACAAGACGTGTTTACAGATGTAGCACTGAATTGGCATATTATTCCAGAAGCAGCAAACACAACTTTTCAGCAATTAGGAACAGCACAGCAGGTAATTGATAAAGTCATTAACCCAGCCATAGAAGAAGTTCTAAAAGCTATCATTGCTAAATATACGGCTGAAGAAATTATCACAAAACGTGGAGTTCTAAAAGCAGAGTTGGATAATTTATTGACTCTTAGATTAGGCAACTATCATGTGGCTGTCGATGATATTTCACTAGTACATATACATTTTTCTGAACGCTTTGGCGAAGCAGTAGAAGCCAAACAAATTGCAGAACAAGAAGCCAAAAAAGCAGAGTTTATTGCACTTAAAGCCATGAAACAAGCCGAAGCCAAGATAAATTTAGCCAGAGGTGAAACAGAAGCACAAAGACTAATTCGTGAAACCTTAACACCTGATATATTGCAAAAGCAATTTATAGAAAAATGGGATGGCAAGTTACCCAAGATTATGCCCAACGGCGGTTTAAAATTCGATGTCAGCCAATTTTTAAACTAATGACTAATGACTAATGACTAATGACTATTGACTAATGACTATTGACTAATGACTAATGACTAATGACTAATGACTAAATCTCGGCTTAATAACTAAGTTAACAGCTACAACCCAGGCTGTTGCAAACATCCATCCAGCGATAATATCACTGGGAAAATGTACACCTAAATATAGCCTTGTCCATGCAATAGTTAGGATAAACAAACCACCACCAAATAAAGTTAACCAACGCCAGCTTGTATCCCAAGTTAAAACTAATAAAATAGCGACTAGAGTCAAGCTACTCATCGCATGGCCACTAGGAAAGGCATAACTAAACTCTGGTGCTAAAGAATCCCAAAGATGGGGACGAACGCGATGTAGTAAGTC contains:
- a CDS encoding prohibitin family protein, giving the protein MNNIKQRNFFIKSTLSLLLITVIFWPFVIINTGERGVLMKFGEVQQIILGEGLHIIIPIVNTVEKISVRVQKQEISAEALSKDLQDVFTDVALNWHIIPEAANTTFQQLGTAQQVIDKVINPAIEEVLKAIIAKYTAEEIITKRGVLKAELDNLLTLRLGNYHVAVDDISLVHIHFSERFGEAVEAKQIAEQEAKKAEFIALKAMKQAEAKINLARGETEAQRLIRETLTPDILQKQFIEKWDGKLPKIMPNGGLKFDVSQFLN